One part of the Eptesicus fuscus isolate TK198812 chromosome 2, DD_ASM_mEF_20220401, whole genome shotgun sequence genome encodes these proteins:
- the LOC103293889 gene encoding nuclear respiratory factor 1-like, with protein MTWLFCGPLLLGLLSYPDVLTAAMNSAWRRSRSEWIYKEERGATQTEHMAPTQAHAVAQQGQQVPVATYTDHRMLTADEDSPSSPEDTSYEDSEILHSTAADEVTAHLAAAGPVGMAAAAAVATGKKRNRPHVFESNPSIRKRQRTRMLRKLRATLEEYTTRVGQQAIVLCVSPSPPTPVFKVFGAAPLEQVVRKYQSAILGDLECALAQHAPGPQEGNPELPPLAIDGIPVSVDRMTQAQLRAFIPEMLKHSTGRGKPGWGKERCKPIWWPEDIPWANVRRDVRTEEQKQRVSWTQALRTIVKDCYKQHGREDLLHAFEDQQTQAQAAATHSVAHLVPSQTVVQTFRNPDGTVSLIQVGTGATVATLADASELPTTVPVAQTNDSAVADGEVEQNWAVLQGGEMTIRTTQASEATQAVASLAEAAAGASQGMQQGATVTVARNSEAVATLAEATLQSGGRIVLSGETAAAVAALTGAQDANGLVQIPVSLYQTLGTSLTQGNGPTRTAGSTVSTDGQAVEVMTLEQ; from the exons ATGACGTGGCTCTTCTGTGGCCCGCTGCTGTTGGGACTCCTCTCCTACCCTGATGTCCTGACAGCAGCTATGAACTCTGCCTGGCGA CGCAGCCGCTCGGAGTGGATCTACAAGGAGGAGCGCGGAGCGACCCAAACCGAACACATGGCTCCCACCCAAGCCCATGCGGTGGCCCAGCAAGGACAGCAGGTCCCTGTGGCCACCTACACTGACCACAGGATGCTGACTGCTGATGAAGACTCGCCTTCCTCTCCAGAGGACACCTCTTACGAGGACTCCGAGATACTCCACTCCACAGCCGCTGACGAGGTCACAGCCCATCTGGCTGCTGCCGGTCCTGTGGGGAtggctgccgctgctgctgtggCCACAGGGAAGAAACGGAATCGGCCTCACGTGTTTGAGTCTAATCCATCCATCCGGAAGAGACAGCGAACACGCATGCTTCGGAAACTTCGAGCCACATTAGAGGAATATACGACTCGAGTGGGACAGCAAGCTATTGTCCTCTGTGTCtcaccctccccgcccaccccggtGTTTAAAGTGTTCGGTGCGGCGCCGTTGGAGCAGGTGGTGCGTAAGTACCAGAGCGCGATCCTGGGCGACCTGGAGTGCGCCCTGGCGCAGCACGCCCCTGGGCCGCAGGAGGGGAACCCGGAGCTGCCGCCGCTCGCCATCGACGGAATTCCCGTCTCTGTGGATAGAATGACCCAGGCCCAGCTtcgggcatttatcccagagatgcTCAAGCACTCCACGGGTCGGGGGAAACCAGGTTGGGGCAAAGAACGCTGCAAGCCCATCTGGTGGCCTGAAGATATCCCGTGGGCGAACGTCCGGAGGGATGTCCGCACAGAAGAGCAAAAGCAGAGGGTTTCATGGACCCAAGCACTCCGGACCATAGTTAAAGACTGTTATAAACAGCATGGGCGGGAGGACCTTTTGCACGCTTTTGAAGATCAGCAAACCCAAGCGCAGGCCGCAGCCACACACAGTGTAGCCCATCTCGTTCCATCACAGACCGTCGTCCAGACCTTTCGGAACCCTGATGGCACCGTCTCCCTTATCCAGGTTGGCACAGGGGCAACAGTAGCCACATTGGCTGATGCTTCGGAGTTGCCAACCACAGTCCCTGTTGCCCAGACGAATGATTCTGCTGTGGCAGACGGAGAGGTGGAACAAAACTGGGCCGTGTTACAAGGAGGTGAGATGACCATCCGGACGACACAAGCTTCAGAGGCCACACAGGCAGTGGCATCATTGGCAGAGGCCGCAGCGGGAGCTTCTCAGGGGATGCAACAGGGAGCTACCGTCACCGTGGCGCGCAACAGTGAGGCTGTCGCCACATTGGCCGAAGCCACCTTGCAAAGCGGGGGACGCATCGTCCTGTCTGGGGAAACCGCAGCAGCCGTTGCAGCACTCACTGGAGCCCAAGACGCTAATGGACTGGTCCAGATCCCTGTGAGCCTGTACCAAACTCTGGGAACCAGCCTCACCCAAGGCAACGGGCCCACCAGGACAGCAGGCAGCACAGTCAGCACGGACGGCCAGGCGGTGGAAGTGATGACGTTGGAACAGTGA